The sequence CGCCTCGTCCGCCGTCCGCAGAGCGCAGGCGGTCATGCCCTCCAGGACGAGCGGCCCGAACAGCCCGGTGTTCGACGCCGCGAGCACGCCGGGCGCGAGCACCGCATCGGACTGCCCGGCGGGCTCGGCACACCACCGCGCCAGCGCCGCGAGGGCCTCGGCCAGCGGGCGGAAGCGGGGACGGGCGAGCAGGTCTGCGACCTGCCGGGCGTCCGCCGCCCCGCTCAACCAGCGAACGACGACGGCCGTGCCCTCGGGCCCGTCCCGGACCACCGGGGGCAGGGCCCGCCCGGCCTCCCCCCGGGCGACCGCGTCAACGAGCCACGCGCTCGCAGAGGGAGACCGGGCGGATGCCGGCGCGGTGTCCGCGGGAGCGGTCATTTGCCCGATCGGGTTCGGCCGATCCGGTGCGGACGCCACCTCGGCGTCAGAAGCAGTACAGGCGGACGGCGCAGGTGCTGGCCGCCGCGGTCTCGTGCTCGGGGACCACGGTCTCCAGGTCCCCCAGGACGAGGTCGAGGGGTTCGGTAGCAGGTGCGGGCTGTTCTTCCGTTGCCAGGTTCATGTCATCCTCCTGTGCGCGGTGATGTGTCGTTGCCGAGTGCAACCTGCCGGAGCCGAACGAGGAAGTCAAGAGTCTTCGGGCAAGTAGAGCGCACCGTCCCGGCAGCTCCCGTGCCGGTGCGACCGAGCATTTGATTCGGCGAGTTGAGAAAAGTACCGGTGCGGCACGGTTGTTGATGCTGTTTGCATTTCCCGGCGTACGGCCCGTGCTGCGCGGCGTTCTCTCGCCATCGGTGACGCACAGGTCGTCGAAGTTCCGGCAGATGCGGTGCGGTCCCACGCCTGCCGCTGGATCGCGCTCGGCCACAAACAACTCCTCGAAGTCGAGCGGAGCCGGCGGGACATGAAGCAGATCATCGACCTGCGGCCCGTCCACCACCGGCACCATCACCGGCCCCACCGGCCCGTTCCGCCAGACCACCACCCCTACCAAACCTCACCCCCACCTCCTTGCCAAGCTCACCATCCCCGCACCGAAGCAGACCGTCGCCCTCCAACCCACAACCCGCTGCCCAGCACGAACACAGCACGAACACCAACGCCTGGAGAAACGCCTCTCAGGCACCCTCCCCCATGTCCGCGCAGGTCACACCCCAGATCCGCGACTCCAGGCCGCTGAATTACGCGGAACGCAGGGCTCAAGTCGCCAACTCGCGTGCTCACTGGCCAACTGGAGTGCTCGGTCACAGCCGCTTCCTCGGCCACGCCCGTCCCCGGCCCTCTCAGAAGTCGAGCCGCCGCGATGCGCTGAATTTGCTGCTCGGTGGCAACGGCGGCCTGGGCGTCGAAGAGCCGCTCCAGCCGGGCCGCCAAGTCCCGCCGCGGCCGGCGCAAAGTCCCCTTCACATAGCGCTCCACGGTGCGCTGGGTGACCCCCGAGGCGACCGGCGACCGCGCGGGTGGAGCTCTTCTCCGCCTTGAGCAGGAACCGCATCTGCGCGCCGGCGGTCTTCGGGATCGGCCGGGTCGCGGTGTTCGCGGCCGCGCGCCTGATGGCATCGTCGATCTCGCCCACGGTCTACTTCCCCTACTCCCCGTCGTCCTCGGCGCCGTCGCCCTTGATGTGCCGGGCCGGGTTGTGCTGCTGCTCCATCAGCTCCACCGCCCAGAACAGCTCCCTGCTGCCTTCGTGCTTGACCATGCCCGGCGAGACCCCGAGCCGGAACGTGCCCGGCGCCGGCTTGCCCGCCGCGTCGTACGGCAGGATGTCCAGCGGGGAGGGCCCGGCGGCCGGGTAGACCGCGCAGTCCGACAGCAGGGCGATCGGCAGCAGCGCGTCCTGGCCGAACATGACGGCACCGGTCGGCGCGGGCCCGGTGTGCGTGGCGAGCGCGGTCTTGAGCAGCTTGCGGTGCATGTTGACCCGGGCCGCCGAGATCACCGCGGCCCGGATGCCCGGGCGCCACGTCGGGCGCTCCAGGGCCGGCCACCGCTCGCCGGGCCGGTACTTCGCGCCCTGCGGCCGCTCGCGCAGCATGCCGATACCGCCCTTGACCTTCGACTTGATCGCCGACAGCACCATCGCCATGCCCGGGTCGCCGGCCTTGTGGCCGGCCATCGCGTCCAGGAACTGCTGCGGCGTCAGGTCGGCGGTGACGCCGAGGTCGGCCATCGTCGCCTTGTACGCCTCCGCCAGGTGCTTGTACCAGGGGTCCAGGTACGGACCCGCCTCCCACCGCAGATACGCCTCGATCGGACGGATCTCCACCGGCAGGTCGAACTGGCCGATCAGCTCAACCGCGTACGCGACGGTCGGGGTGGCGTACCAGGCCGGGCCCTGCGGACGCGCACCGTGCGGCGTGAACGGGCTCGGCAGCCGCGGATCCAGCTCGATACCGGACAGGTCGACCAGCCATGAGCCGGGCACCGCCTTGTCGAACCGCGGCGCCTTCACGTGCTCCGGACCCGACAGGCCGACCACCAGCCGGTTGGCGGCGGCGAGGAAGGCGTTGGCCAGGCGTGGTTGTAGCAGCCGGCATGGGCTCCTTGGTGAGCGGCCCGTGGCCACCCTGAAGGGCTGGCACCTCCTGCGGAGACTGCTGCAGCACCAACCCGGATCACCGACATCGTGACGGCCATCGTTGCCCTTCACCCTCAACCTGAGCTGCAGCTAAGGGCTCAGGTCCAGGCTGTTGGGGTACTCAGTGATCTTTTCTGGTGCCAGCACGCATGACTCTGGCACGTACCCCGGATAGTCCGCCTCGTACGGTTCCGGTGGTGTGGCAAGTATGTCGCCGACCTCTGCGGCCGATCGCCAGAACAGTGCGGTCGAGGGTTTGTTGTCCGGTTCGTGCTCGTACGGGCACCAGAGAATCTGGAGCAGATCAGCCTGCCCGGGCGGCTGCATCAGCGGTATGTCACGCAGGAAGAGCTGAGCCACCGGCAGCATCGGCACCGGGCATTCGGCGGGCCCGGGAGGTCCGGCGTCGGAGCGTTCAGCGAGCCACGCGGCATTGCGCTCTTTGAGTGCCTCCTCCTCGGGCGTCAGCGTGGCAGCGGGGCCATCGGGGCGCCACCGGTATTGCAGGCGTCTCTGGAGCCGAACTTCGGTCGGCGACTGGCGGAATCCCGTGTCCACATGCAGATGCGCGTCCTCGCAGCGAGGCCATGGCTCCTCAGCCGGCCACAGCAACGGCCCGCCGACCGAGCTGTCCCTGACCGGAGGCGACCCTGGGCGCGGATGCAGCCGCAACGCAGGCCGCGCCAGAGAAGCCAGCTCAGGAAAGACCGCGCTCACATCCACAGGCCGCGGCGGAGTAGTACGTATGAAAAACCATGCCGTTGATCTTGTCATCAGCAACCGACAGTCCCCTGCCGTCTCAACCCGCGTCAGCGTTCAGCTGGCTACAACGGCGAGATCGCCCCGGGCTCCGGCAACCGGGCGCGATCCTGGCCGTCGAGCAGGACGGGGCACCGCCGGCCCGACCCCGCCGGCCCGACCCCGGCGGGTCGTGACCGGCGAGGTCACCGGTGGGCGCGACGTCAACGACGCCGTCGGGCTGGACGTCGTGCGCGTCGAGCCCACCGGCTAACCCCGAGCGACTTCAGCGGTGTGCGCGGGGGTGTAGCGCTCGCCCATCACCTGGTAGCTCAGCGGGTCCAGCGCGGCCAGCGCCTCGGCGTCCAGGGTGAGCTCCAGCGCGGCCGCGTTCTGCTCCAGCCGGGCCGGGCTGCGGGTGCCCGGAATGGTCGCCACCGCCACCCCGAGCCGCTCGGCCTGGGCGTGCACCCAGGCCAACGCCACCTGGGCCGGGGTGGCACCCAGCCGGTCGGCCACCGCGCCCACGGTCGCCGCGATCTTCTCGTTGGCCTCGCCCGCCTCGCCGGCAAAGCGGGGGTTGGTGCGCCGGAAGTCCTTCTCGCCCAGCGTGGAGCGGTCCAGGGCGCCGGTCAGGAACCCCCGCCCCAGCGGCGAGTACGGCACCAGCCCGACCCCCAGCTCGGCCATCACCGGGGTGACCGCCTCGACGTCGCGGGTCCACAGCGAGTACTCGCTCTGCACCGCGGTGATCGGGTGCACCGCGTGCGCCCGGCGCAGCAGCTCGCCGTCGACCTCGGACAGGCCCAGATGGCGGACCTTGCCCGCCTCGACCAGCTCGGCCATCGCCCCGACGGTCTCCTCGATCTCCACGTCCTGGGGCGGGCGGTGGGCGTAGTACAGGTCGATCACCTCGACGCCCAGCCGCAGCAGCGAGGCGTCGCAGGCGCGCAGCACATAGTCCCGGGCACCGCGGATGCGGCGTGCCCGGTCGCCGGCGCTGCGGTCGATGCCGAACTTGGTGGCGAGCTGCACCTGGTCCCGGCGGCCGTGGATGGCCCGGCCCACCAGCACCTCGTTGTGTCCGGTGCCGTAGGCGTCGGCGGTGTCCAGGAACGTGATGCCCAGCTCCAGGGCCCGGTCGATGGTGGCCAGGCCGCCGTCCCAGTCGGCGGCGCCGTAGCTCTCGCTCATCCCCATGCACCCCAGGCCCATCGCGCTGACGGTGAGACCGGGCGAGCCGAGCGTGGTTCGGGTGATCATGCGCGGATACTCCTCCTGCCCGGCGGACCGGGCGGTACCTTGAGGGCTGACGAACGCTCCGACGCTAGGACTTGGAGCGGGCTCGAAGTCAAGCCGGAGGACCGGCCCCCGCCGGCGGGTCAGGCGCGGCGGGTGCGGGTGCGGGTGAAACGGTCCACCGGCAACAGGTCGCCACAGGGCCCGGACACACCGCGTAGGAGGTGACGTCCCGGCGGGCGGGCCCGCCGGTCGGGAGCAGCGCCCAGCACCGGATCGCGGTGGCCGTGGCCGAGGCCGAGCGGTGGCTGTCGGCGCCGCCCCGCGGCACCCTTCACTGCGTGCAGCACCGTGCCAGGCTCGTGCGTGCGCTCTACGAGCAGCGCGACCGGGTCGAGGAGGCAGTGCTACATGCCGCGGTCGCCGCGGTAGCGGCCCCCCGGCGCGGATTGCGTGCCCTGAGCCCCGGCTGTGGTGCCGGGTGGGCGCCGGTTTCCACGGTTCCGGTTGATGCTCGGATGCGGGATGCCGGTACGTGGCGGTCCGTACGCGAAGCACCAGGAGCCCGTGGGAAGTCTCCTCGCTTGCCGTCTACCCGGTGCCCGGAGATGATCCGCTGCGGCTGAGGCCCCTCCTCAAGCACGAGAGGCGCGAGCTCGCAGCACTGGCCCGGAGCCGGGGCGGGGCCCTGTTTACCCACCTCTCCTACTCGCCGAGCGGGATACCGCCCTTCTCCGGCAGCGGACTCGTACACGAGGACGCCGCCGCCCGCATGGCGCTCCCCGACCCGATGCCGGATGGGCGACCGCGGCTGCCGAGCGCGCCGGAGTGGCGAGGTCTGGACTTTGGCGACCCGGGAATGGAGATCCGTGAGGCGGTAGCCGTCGCGAAGCGGATGTACCGGATGACGAAGCCCCGCCCCCGATCCTGGAATTCCTCATCCACGACGCGTTCGCCCTCGCCGCCTTTTGCCCCCGGCGGACCGCGGCCCTCGTACTCCCCCGTCTGGCCGATATCCCGGCTGCCCAGGGCACCGACCGCGCCGACGTACTCGCGCTGGCGGCCGCCCTGCTCGAAGAGGACGCCCAGGCCCTTGAGGCGGCGGTGCACCGGGTGGCCACCTGGGACAGTGATCTCGCCGAGCAACTCGACAGCCCGCCTACCCCCCGGCCCCGAGCCGCCCGCGCAGCCCTGGAGGCCTGCGTCAGGCGAGATCTGCCCGACGCGGTGCGACTCCTCCCCTAGGGTCTGTATGGAGTTGTGATCAAGACTGTGATCCGAGGTGTCGGATCCAGAGCAGGCCGGCGCATAATTCGAGTCCGGCCTGGTAGCTTCCAGGCTTTTTGTCGTAGCGGACGGCGAGGCCGCGCCAGTCCTTGATCTTGTTGATGGTGCGTTCGACGCTGTTGCGGAGCTTGTACAGCTCCTTGTCGTAGGTGACGGGCCGTCCGCCACGTGAGCCGCGCTTCTTGCGGTGGGCGGCCTGGTCCTTCTTCTCGGGGATGACCGCTTTGATCCCGCGTTTGCGCAGGTGAGCACGGTTCTTGCGGGAGGAGTACGCCTTGTCGCCGGCGACTGCGCCGGGCCGGGTGCGGGGTCGGCCGACCGGGCCGGGGACGCGGATCTTGTCCAGGACGGGGATGAACTGCGGACTGTCTCCCGCCTGACCTGCGGTGATCTTGAGCGAGAGGGGCAGGCACTGCGGAACGCAGGACAGGTGCGTCTTCGTGGTCAGTCCGCCGCGGGAACGCCCCAGGTCAGCGGCGGCGAGCCGGACTCTGCGGCGACGCCTCACGCGCCGTCGTTCCTCCCGCTCCAGACCTATCTGCCCGTCTTGTTCCCCGCTGGCTCCCCTTTTTCAGCGGCGGCCTTCTCCAATGCGTCCAGAGTCCCGGGCTCCATGATCATCCCGGCGGCATCATGATGGGCCCTCGCCGTGGTCGAGTCCACGCTGACCAGCGACAAGTCCACCAGGCCCCGCCTCGCCGCCTCGGCGATCGCACCCTGGAACACCGCAGTGAACACCCCGGCATCCCGCCACTGCCGAAACCGGCCGTACACGGTGGACCAGTGCCCGAACCGCTCGGGCAACTCCCGCCATTTCGCCCCGTTCCGAAACCGCCACACGACGCCCTCGAAGTGCGCCCGCAGGTTCTCCGGATACGGACCGTACTCACCGACCGGCAGAAACGGGGAGACGAACTCCCACTCGGCATCCGAAAGTTGAGGTCGAGACACCCTACCGTTCTACCCCAAGGAGCCCGGCCCTCCCAGGCCGGGACCCCACGAGATCACAACTCCACACACGCCCTAGTGATCAAGTCCAAGGGGACGCCTGCGGAGGGTGTGGGGTGGGCGGCGGCCGAAGCCACCGCGAGACGGTCAGGCGGCGGGCTGCCGGCCCTGGTTGTCGAGGTGGCAGCGGGCGGTCAGGCGTCAGGGTCGACTTCGGGGCGCGTGAACCGCACGGGCTTGCCCAGCGAGCGGGCGTAGGCGATTTCGGCTCGGGTGCTGTCTCCGATGTAGTCGCCGACAACCAGCACCTCGTCAGCGAGCCGGATCTTCGCCCGGTGCAGAGCGTCGAGTCGAACCTTCAGCGCCTCGGCGTCGACAGGATCGGACCAGAGTTCGTGCGGTGACTTCAAGTCACAGCCCGGTTTGACGACGATCTTTCCGGCTTTGGTCTCCCGCAGATCGGCCTCGTTCATCTCGGTCATGAAGCGAGTGGAGCCGCAGATCACGACGATACGCGGGATGCTCAACAGCTTCTTCGCGTCGGCGAGCTTCTCCTCGGGGGTGAGCGGTTCCGGGTACGGCACTGGTTCCTCCTGGTGGTGTCCTGAGTGCCCGGCCTCTCCGCCGCGCTTCCGTGTCGGGGCCGGGCGAGCCCGCCTGAAGCCGGTTGGCTCTTGAGCTGAACATCCCCTGGAGGGTGCCCCGTTGGGCGGCTTGGAGATCGCGCCCCGACCGGCGACCAGCGACCGGCGCCAGCGGTCAGGGTCGGGGCGGCGCTCCACCAGGCCGCGCTGCTCCAGGCCGAGGAGTGTCAACCCCATCGCCTGCGGGGAGATCCCCTCGGCCCTGGCCAATGCACTCGCCGTGGACGGCCCGGCACGACTCGCGGTATTGACTGGCTACTCCTCGGGCTCCCAGCCGATCAGCTGCTCGAACACGTGCTGGTCGCCCTCGATCTTCAGGTCGCTCAGCGTGAGGCGGCCCCAGACGAAGAGGAGCAGCTGCTCGGCCGTGCCCGTGGCCGAAGCGGACGCGGGCGCGGCGTCGTCAGTGAGGGGTGCGGGCCAGGCGCCGGTTCCGTCCAGGGCGAGGAGCCAGGAGCGGCCCTCGGTGGCGTGGTAGTGGATGGTGGCGGCCGCGTGCGGCCAGGCCGCCGGGGTGGAGTTGCAGGTGTCGAGGAACTCCGCCACGCCGTCGATCGCGACATCCGCCGGCATCGGCTGCACGGCGCCTGCGGCGAGTTGGGCGTCGTAGGTGTGCACCAGCACCTCGTGCACCCGGCGCCGGGCAACGCCCCAGGCATTCGTCGATCCTCCCCGGGCCTGCCGGTCCGCGGCGCACGATACGGCGATCGCGAGGGGGAAGTGCCGCGCTGTGTCTGGGGAGGCGCACGACCCGGACGTCATGGCGGCGGGGCTCAGCGGTTGACCGTGTCGACCGCCGCCCGTGCCGCCGCCACGACGTCCGGGTCGGTGACGAAGTGGGTGTCCACGTCGGCCGAGGCGCTCACCGAACCCATCGGCACCCACGTCCCGCCACGCCGAGCGGGCGCAGCCCGCTTCGCCGACAAGTGCACCGCCGCGGCGCCGGTTTCAGCCAGCCGCGCCACGTCGCCGGGCCGGATGCCCGCACCGGCCATCACCTCGACGCCGGGAACAGCCGCGGCGATCTCGGCGATCGTCCCGGCACCGGCCGGCGCGGTCGCGGCACCACCCGATGTCAGGATGCGGGTCACTCCCATCGCTGCCGCTCGCACCGCGGTGGCCACCGGATCGGCCGCCTGGTCGATCGCCCGGTGCACCGTCACCTCGACCGGGCGCCCCATGGCGCTCCCGGCCTCAGCTGCCGCATCCATCAGCCTTCGCATCGCCTCGGCGTCCAGCGTGCCGCCCGCCGTCAACGCGCCGATCACCACCCCCGCGGCGCCCGCCGCCACCGCCTCGCGCACCTCGGCTGCCATGAGCGCCACCTCCTCCGCGTCGTACACGAAGTCCCCCGGGCGGCAGCGGACCAGGACGTGCACCGGCGGGCCGACCGCGCACGCCGCCTCGACCAGCGCACCCGACGGGGTCACTCCGCCCAGTTCCAGGGCCGAGCACAGCTCCACCCGGTCCGCCCCCGCCTCGCAGGCGATCCGGGCACCGGCAGCGCCGGCGACGGCGATCTCCAGCAGCAACCGGCGTGCGGGCCTCACTCGTCGTCCCCGGTCAGCGGCTCGTCGGAGGGCGCGATCAGGCGGGCGGTGAGGTCGGGCGCGGCCATGTCCGGGTCGAAGGGGAACATCGGACGGCGGATGCGGTGATGGCCCAGCCGCACCAGGTCCTGGTCGACGCCGCCAGGGGTGAGCGCCATCTTCCAGTCCGCGGCCATCGCGAACAGCTCGGGTTCGAGGTAGCCGATCTTGACGATGACGATGTCCGCGCCGCGCGGGTCGAGCGCCAGGTCGGTGAAGTCGTGCTCGTGGTGGTACGGCTTGCGCAGTGCCGTGAGGATCACGAACACGCTGCCGACCCGCAGCACCACCTCGGTCTCGGCGTCCCGGTCGCCGTCCCGTACCGCGTGCACGACGCCCGTCATCGTCAGCGGTCCCTCGTGCCGGTCGTCGACCTCGGCGCCTGCCGTCACCGTCACGGTCGCGCCGACTCCTGCCCGCCGTGCCTGCGCCACCGCCGCGGGGCCGGGCACGGAAGCGTACAGGACCGTCGG comes from Streptomyces sp. NBC_00448 and encodes:
- a CDS encoding aldo/keto reductase, giving the protein MITRTTLGSPGLTVSAMGLGCMGMSESYGAADWDGGLATIDRALELGITFLDTADAYGTGHNEVLVGRAIHGRRDQVQLATKFGIDRSAGDRARRIRGARDYVLRACDASLLRLGVEVIDLYYAHRPPQDVEIEETVGAMAELVEAGKVRHLGLSEVDGELLRRAHAVHPITAVQSEYSLWTRDVEAVTPVMAELGVGLVPYSPLGRGFLTGALDRSTLGEKDFRRTNPRFAGEAGEANEKIAATVGAVADRLGATPAQVALAWVHAQAERLGVAVATIPGTRSPARLEQNAAALELTLDAEALAALDPLSYQVMGERYTPAHTAEVARG
- a CDS encoding copper homeostasis protein CutC codes for the protein MRPARRLLLEIAVAGAAGARIACEAGADRVELCSALELGGVTPSGALVEAACAVGPPVHVLVRCRPGDFVYDAEEVALMAAEVREAVAAGAAGVVIGALTAGGTLDAEAMRRLMDAAAEAGSAMGRPVEVTVHRAIDQAADPVATAVRAAAMGVTRILTSGGAATAPAGAGTIAEIAAAVPGVEVMAGAGIRPGDVARLAETGAAAVHLSAKRAAPARRGGTWVPMGSVSASADVDTHFVTDPDVVAAARAAVDTVNR